One stretch of Maylandia zebra isolate NMK-2024a linkage group LG13, Mzebra_GT3a, whole genome shotgun sequence DNA includes these proteins:
- the LOC143421758 gene encoding uncharacterized protein LOC143421758 → MTSVGSKIRSVKPNLMLGIYFCQWSQMVEAEFARQQLRLVRPPSLQIRLVRPPSLQFRLVRPPSLQLRLVRPLTLQLRLVRPLTLQLRLVRPLTLQLRLVWPQPLQLRLVQPPRVQFCLPLRSPICLFLLVLHILSGLLVLHVLLVLHVLSGR, encoded by the exons ATGACCTCTGTGGGATCCAAGATCAG gTCTGTGAAGCCAAACTTGATGCTGGggatttatttttgtcagtgGAGTCAAATG GTTGAAGCAGAATTTGCCCGTcagcagctccgcctggtccggcctccgagtctgcagatccgcctggtccggcctccgagtctgcagttccgcctggtccggcctccgagtttgcagctccgcctggtccggcctctgactctgcagctccgcctggtccggcctctgactctgcagctccgcctggtccggcctctgactctgcagctccgcctggtctggcctcagcctctgcagctccgcctggtccagcctccgaggGTTCAGTTTTGTCTGCCCCTGAGGTCTCCAATCTGTCTGTTCCTGCTCGTCCTGCACAtcctgtccggcctgctcgtcctgcacgtcctgctcgtcctgcacgtTCTGTCCGGCCGATGA